A region of the Deltaproteobacteria bacterium genome:
CTGGCCCAGGCCATAGCGCTCGTAAAATCCACAAAATGCAATTAAAACCCTTGACTTTGATTGATTGGATGTTAAAGTTATAATTTGACACTTTTCTAATATTCCGGTGGAAACGGAATGGGACTCCACGAAGAGATCACAAAAGATCTCAAAAAGGCCATCAAGGCAAAGGAAGAATTGCGTATCTCCTGCCTCAGAATGCTTAAGACGGCGCTCAAAAACAGGCAGGTGGAATTGGGAAGAGAGCTGACCGACACCGAAATTCAAACCGTGATCTCTTCCCTTGTAAGGAAAGGCAGGGAAGCGGCTGAGGGATTTCGGAAAGGAGGCCGCGAAGACCTGGCGGCAAAAGAAGAGGAGGAAATCCAGATACTTCACGGATATTTGCCCGAACAACTGGATCCGGGAGAGATCGAAAAAGTGGTCGGGGAAATCATTGCCGAACTCGGCGCAACGGGCCCTAAAGATATGGGAAAAGTCATGAAGGCCGCGATGGCCCGAATGACGGGAAAGGCCCAGGGTAAAGAGGTAAGCGAAATAGCCAAGAGATTGTTGAGCACCACTCCATGACAGGAAGGGCCATCATTTTTCTGGATATGGCAACCAATGTACGTCTCCATGAGACCCCGACTCCTTCCGGATGGGCCGGCACCTCTCTGATACGGGAAATATTAAAGATCTCGAAACCTTTCACAAAATCGGAACTCCTTCTTTTTCAGGGGAAGGGGTTTTTTTCATCTGCTGCCCTGATATTTCCGACTCCATTCTAGATACCCCTTTTGCCAGAGGCTTTAAGGATCCTGAAA
Encoded here:
- a CDS encoding GatB/YqeY domain-containing protein, which codes for MGLHEEITKDLKKAIKAKEELRISCLRMLKTALKNRQVELGRELTDTEIQTVISSLVRKGREAAEGFRKGGREDLAAKEEEEIQILHGYLPEQLDPGEIEKVVGEIIAELGATGPKDMGKVMKAAMARMTGKAQGKEVSEIAKRLLSTTP